The Pseudanabaena galeata CCNP1313 genome includes a region encoding these proteins:
- a CDS encoding glycosyltransferase family 2 protein gives MQPIYIIIPVHNRKVLTLACLDNLKANGDLQKYHVIVVDDGSSDLTATEVKENYPEVIVLQGDGNLWWTGAIALGMEYANQQGATHFIWLNDDCLTELNTLELLVDFLQEHPNSIVGAACNEAESGLLVETGFKGKRRVKALEHEVVEVDGLSGYCVAISASVFKQISAPDANKFRQYAGDGMYTLKATRAGFKVYILGKAKVTLVEEKDPIHNFTNYVQKAKYRTFQSIFWDYKSPYHLPTQFYYHTYKYGALIGFPMFITKLFSWLGRFYV, from the coding sequence ATGCAACCCATCTACATTATTATTCCTGTTCATAATCGCAAGGTGCTTACTTTAGCTTGTCTAGACAACTTAAAAGCTAATGGCGACTTGCAAAAATATCATGTGATTGTTGTCGATGATGGCTCTAGCGATCTCACTGCTACAGAAGTAAAAGAAAACTACCCTGAAGTCATTGTCTTACAAGGTGACGGGAATCTTTGGTGGACTGGGGCGATCGCATTAGGAATGGAATATGCTAATCAACAAGGAGCAACACATTTTATTTGGTTAAATGATGATTGTCTTACTGAGTTAAACACTCTAGAGCTATTAGTAGATTTCCTACAAGAACATCCTAATTCAATTGTGGGGGCTGCTTGCAATGAGGCAGAATCAGGACTATTAGTAGAAACTGGATTTAAGGGTAAAAGACGAGTAAAAGCATTAGAGCATGAAGTTGTCGAAGTGGATGGCTTGAGTGGTTATTGTGTTGCAATATCAGCATCAGTATTTAAGCAGATTAGCGCTCCTGATGCTAATAAATTTCGACAATATGCTGGTGATGGAATGTATACTTTAAAGGCGACTAGAGCAGGTTTTAAAGTATATATTTTAGGCAAAGCAAAGGTGACTTTAGTTGAAGAAAAAGACCCCATTCATAACTTTACTAACTACGTCCAGAAAGCAAAATATCGCACCTTCCAATCAATATTCTGGGATTATAAATCTCCCTATCATTTACCAACTCAATTTTATTACCATACTTATAAATATGGTGCTTTAATTGGCTTTCCAATGTTTATCACTAAGTTATTTTCTTGGTTAGGTCGCTTTTATGTTTAA
- a CDS encoding glycosyltransferase family 4 protein, whose amino-acid sequence MFKPLHIVMLHNRYQYAGGEDVSTDADVELLREYGHRVTLIETHNDLIKGYSQFDKLKLFVETAWNFKVYHQMRSQFQKLKPDLVHVQNFFPLFSPSVHAAARSLNIPTIQHLHNFRLGCLNGYLLKDGKICEACVGRNPWRGVGYGCYRDSPIASLAVWAMISFNRWRRTWWQDVDAFITPSHFAAKKLQEIGVSGDRLYVKPYVINPPNSTGDFSSSLIHPNFLFVGRLSPEKGVITLLKAWAELNKAEWQLNIVGDGSEKANLQRFVDEMSLRNVHFLGYLPPLQITSVMQSATAIVVPSQWYETFGRVVVEAFVCSKPVIASDLGALSELITSEYNGFLVPSDRINDWTEKLYWCGTNPEAMQIMGNNAYKTYKESYTRSANYHQLMKIYDSVLSIATK is encoded by the coding sequence ATGTTTAAGCCACTACATATTGTGATGCTTCATAATCGTTATCAATATGCGGGAGGTGAAGATGTCTCAACCGATGCGGATGTAGAACTATTACGCGAATATGGTCATCGGGTCACTTTGATCGAGACTCATAATGATCTGATTAAGGGCTATTCCCAGTTCGATAAACTCAAGCTTTTTGTAGAGACAGCTTGGAATTTTAAGGTCTATCACCAGATGCGATCGCAATTTCAAAAACTCAAGCCCGATCTCGTCCATGTCCAAAATTTCTTTCCATTATTCTCACCATCTGTCCATGCTGCTGCGCGATCGCTAAACATTCCGACCATACAACACCTGCATAATTTTCGTCTGGGCTGTCTGAATGGATATTTATTAAAAGATGGCAAAATTTGTGAAGCTTGTGTGGGGCGAAATCCTTGGCGCGGCGTTGGCTATGGCTGTTATCGAGATTCTCCTATTGCGTCTTTAGCAGTGTGGGCAATGATCTCATTCAATCGGTGGCGACGCACTTGGTGGCAAGATGTGGATGCATTTATTACACCCAGTCACTTTGCTGCGAAGAAACTCCAAGAAATAGGCGTTAGCGGAGATCGCCTGTATGTGAAACCCTATGTGATTAATCCTCCAAACAGTACAGGAGATTTCTCTTCTTCCTTGATTCATCCCAATTTTTTATTTGTTGGAAGATTATCTCCAGAAAAAGGAGTAATTACCCTTCTGAAAGCATGGGCTGAACTGAATAAAGCAGAATGGCAACTAAATATTGTTGGTGATGGTTCCGAGAAAGCAAATTTACAACGCTTTGTTGATGAAATGAGCTTAAGAAATGTACATTTTCTTGGATATTTACCACCATTGCAAATTACATCCGTCATGCAGTCTGCCACTGCGATTGTAGTTCCTTCACAATGGTATGAAACCTTTGGGCGGGTTGTAGTTGAAGCTTTTGTGTGCAGTAAACCTGTAATAGCCTCAGATTTAGGAGCTTTATCGGAATTAATCACCTCGGAATATAACGGATTTTTAGTTCCTAGCGATCGCATTAACGATTGGACAGAAAAATTATATTGGTGTGGCACAAATCCTGAAGCTATGCAAATTATGGGCAACAATGCCTATAAAACTTACAAAGAAAGCTATACCCGTTCTGCTAACTATCATCAATTGATGAAAATCTATGATTCTGTTTTATCCATAGCTACCAAATAA